A DNA window from Camelina sativa cultivar DH55 chromosome 17, Cs, whole genome shotgun sequence contains the following coding sequences:
- the LOC104754666 gene encoding uncharacterized protein LOC104754666, producing MGALGKLIDVALFVYFASMAIIAPLIDGQTSLPKGIYPAILTDLKSKYIADFGDYLLMEKPHFLVGLVWYELLFLWPLSIANVYAILAGKSWFGTTCLLYGASLVTSMAAILGEMIGSGKASDRLLMMYVPFMGFGILAVLRGLVCRSTKSTGSVGKRSTIMTRKKMA from the exons atgggaGCTTTAGGGAAGCTAATCGACGTAGCTCTCTTCGTATACTTCGCTTCAATGGCGATAATTGCGCCGCTCATCGACGGCCAAACGTCGCTACCTAAAGGAATCTACCCGGCGATTCTCACCGATCTGAAAAGCAAGTACATTGCTGATTTCGGAGACTACTTGCTCATGGAGAAGCCGCATTTTCTAGTTGGACTTGTGTGGTATGAGCTTCTGTTCTTATGGCCGCTCTCTATTGCTAACGTCTACGCCATTCTCGCTGGAAAGTCGTGGTTTGGTACCACCTGCTTGTTGTATGGAGCTTCCCTCGTTACTTCCATG GCTGCAATCCTAGGAGAGATGATAGGTTCAGGGAAGGCATCTGACAGATTGCTAATGATGTATGTGCCTTTCATGGGTTTTGGGATTCTGGCTGTTCTTCGAGGTTTAGTCTGTCGATCCACCAAAAGCACCGGATCTGTTGGCAAGAGATCCACTATCATGACAAGAAAAAAGATGGCCTGA
- the LOC104754660 gene encoding probable beta-1,3-galactosyltransferase 2 isoform X1: MSSTKMKGEYSSSRSFVSRKYTILLCLGSFCLGLFFTDRMWSIEESKGMSRPSVTEAERLKLISEGCNPKPLYQKEVKRDPQAFLGQVANTHIALQTLDKTISSLEMELAAARSVQESLQNGAPVSDDMGKQQPQVKRRYLMVVGINTAFSSRKRRDSIRATWMPQGEKRKRLEEEKGIIIRFVIGHSATAGGILDRAIEAEDRKHGDFLRLDHVEGYLELSGKTKTYFSTAFSMWDADFYVKVDDDVHVNIATLGETLVRHRKKPRVYIGCMKSGPVLSQKGVRYHEPEYWKFGENGNKYFRHATGQLYAISRDLASYISINQHVLHKYANEDVSLGAWFIGIDVKHIDDRRLCCGTPPDCEWKAQAGNICVASFDWSCSGICRSADRIKEVHRRCGEGEKALWSATF; this comes from the exons ATGTCTTCGACGAAGATGAAAGGAGAGTATTCTTCTTCTAGAAGCTTCGTTTCAAGgaaatatacaattttactctGCTTAGGAAGCTTCTGCCTCGGTTTGTTCTTCACCGATCG GATGTGGAGTATTGAGGAATCTAAAGGCATGTCTCGTCCATCTGTAACCGAAGCTGAAAGATTGAAACTTATCTCTGAAGGTTGCAATCCAAAACCT CTTTATCAGAAAGAAGTCAAAAGAGATCCTCAGGCTTTTCTTGGACAAGTAGCCAATACACATATTGCATTaca GACATTGGATAAGACTATTTCAAGCTTAGAGATGGAGTTAGCTGCAGCAAGGTCTGTCCAGGAATCTTTACAAAACGGTGCTCCTGTCTCAGATGATATGGGGAAGCAGCAACCGCAGGTGAAGAGACGGTATTTGATGGTTGTAGGGATTAATACAGCTTTTAGTAGCAGAAAGAGAAGGGATTCTATTCGAGCTACCTGGATGCCTCAAG GcgagaaaagaaagagacttGAGGAAGAGAAGGGGATTATTATCCGGTTTGTCATTGGTCACAG TGCCACGGCCGGGGGAATTCTAGATCGAGCTATAGAAGCTGAGGACAGGAAGCATGGAGATTTCTTGAGACTG GACCATGTTGAAGGGTACCTAGAGTTGTCAGGCAAGACGAAAACTTACTTTTCTACAGCTTTTTCAATGTGGGATGCAGATTTCTATGTCAAAGTAGATGATGATGTTCATGTAAATATAG CAACACTTGGGGAAACTCTTGTTAGACACCGGAAAAAACCACGGGTCTATATAGGTTGCATGAAATCTGGTCCTGTCCTCTCTCAAAA AGGTGTGAGATACCATGAGCCAGAGTACTGGAAATTTGGTGAGAATGGGAACAAATACTTCCGTCATGCTACTGGACAGTTGTACGCTATTTCAAGAGACTTGGCTTCTTATATATCAATCAATCA GCATGTTCTTCACAAGTATGCGAACGAAGATGTTTCATTAGGAGCTTGGTTTATCGGAATTGATGTGAAACACATTGACGATAGAAGATTATGCTGTGGCACTCCTCCTG ATTGTGAATGGAAAGCTCAGGCTGGAAACATCTGTGTAGCATCATTCGACTGGAGTTGCAGCGGAATCTGCAGATCAGCAGATCGCATCAAAGAGGTTCATCGACGCTGCGGTGAAGGCGAGAAGGCTCTTTGGAGTGCCACATTTTGA
- the LOC109130198 gene encoding uncharacterized protein LOC109130198 produces the protein MSETRPVPRRESPWGLPEGHREPKAHRCNDRVEDVVQAIFEGNPFKTVPGPFKLFYRCMRSKPGEEPTEPFTYLDLEPPKREVKLE, from the exons ATGAGCGAGACGAGACCCGTGCCGAGGAGAGAGAGTCCATGGGGTTTACCGGAAGGTCACCGTGAGCCTAAAGCTCACCGCTGCAACGATCGTGTCGAGGACGTCGTTCAG GCGATTTTTGAGGGAAACCCGTTTAAGACGGTTCCAGGAccttttaaactcttttacagATGCATGCGCTCTAAGCCAGG AGAGGAACCAACCGAGCCGTTCACATACCTGGACTTGGAACCTCCAAAGAGAGAAGTTAAACTTGAGTAA
- the LOC104754662 gene encoding NEDD8-activating enzyme E1 regulatory subunit AXR1 produces the protein MRSEAVKRPRKQVDEEELTMSEPKTKYDRQLRIWGELGQTALEEASICLLNCGPTGSETLKNLVLGGVGSVTVVDGSKVQLGDLGNNFMVDLKSVGQSKAKSVCAFLQELNDAVKAKFIEENPDTLITTNPSFFSQFTLVIATQLVEDSMVKLDRICREANVKLVLARSYGLAGFVRISVKEHTIIDSKPDHFLDDLRLNNPWPELRSFVETIDLNVSDLAAHKHIPYVVILVKMADEWAQSHGGNLPSTREEKKEFKDLVKSKRVTLDEDNYREAIEAAFKVFAPCGISTEIQKIINDSCAEASSNSSDFWVMVAALKEFVSNEGDGEAPLEGSIPDMTSSTEHYINLQKIYLAKAEADFLFMEERVRNILKKIGRDPSSISKPTIKSFCKNARKLKVCRYRMVEDEFCNPSVTEIQKYLADEDYSGAMGFYILLRAVDRFAANNNKFPGQFDGGMDEDIFRLRNIASSLLTDLGCNGSVVPDDLINEMCRFGASELHVVSAFIGGIASQEVIKLVTKQFVPMVGTYIFNGIDHKSQLLTL, from the exons ATGAGAAGCGAAGCAGTGAAGAGACCGAGAAAACAGGTTGACGAAGAAGAGCTAACAATGTCTGAGCCTAAAACCAAGTACGATCGTCAACTCAG GATTTGGGGGGAGCTAGGTCAAACGGCTTTGGAAGAAGCGAGTATCTGTTTGCTCAATTGTGGCCCTACTGGCTCCGAAACTTTGAAGAATCTCGTCCTTGGTGGAGTTGGTAGCGTCACCGTCGTTGATGGATCCAAGGTTCAGCTTGGTGACCTCGGAAACAATTTCATGG TTGATTTGAAGAGTGTTGGCCAGTCTAAAGCCAAATCTGTTTGTGCGTTTCTCCAAGAGCTTAATGATGCTGTTAAAGCTAAGTTTATCGAGGAGAATCCTGACACTTTGATTACAACTAACCCATCTTTCTTCTCCCAGTTCACTCTCGTTATAGCTACTCAG CTGGTGGAAGATTCAATGGTGAAACTTGATAGGATCTGTCGAGAAGCTAACGTCAAGTTGGTTTTGGCTCGCTCTTACGGCCTTGCTGGCTTTGTTCGCATCTCTGTAAAG GAGCACACCATAATTGACTCAAAACCTGATCATTTTCTTGACGACCTTCGCTTGAATAATCCATGGCCTGAACTCAGGAG TTTTGTGGAAACCATCGACCTAAATGTATCAGATCTCGCTGCACATAAGCACATACCTTATGTCGTCATTCTTGTAAAGATGGCTGATGAATGGGCTCAATCCCATGGTGGTAATCTTCCCTCGaccagagaagaaaaaaaagagtttaag GATTTGGTTAAGTCCAAGAGGGTAACTTTGGATGAAGATAACTACAGAGAAGCTATTGAAGCCGCTTTCAAAGTTTTCGCTCCTTGTGGAATCA GTACAGagattcaaaaaattattaatgatagTTGTGCTGAAGCAAGTTCAAATTCCTCGGATTTTTGGGTGATGGTGGCGGCTCTGAAg GAATTTGTTTCAAACGAAGGTGATGGAGAGGCACCCCTTGAAGGCTCTATACCAGATATGACGTCTTCAACTGA ACACTATATCAATCTGCAGAAAATTTATTTAGCCAAAGCTGAGGCTGATTTTCTTTTCATGGAGGAACGAGTAAGaaacattttaaagaaaatcGGTCGAGACCCTAGCAGCATATCAAAACCAACAATCAAGAGCTTCTGCAAGAATGCAAGGAAACTTAAA GTATGCAGATATCGTATGGTAGAGGACGAGTTCTGCAATCCTTCTGTAACGGAAATTCAAAAGTATTTAGCAGACGAGGACTACAG TGGTGCAATGGGATTTTATATTCTTCTCAGAGCTGTTGACAGATTTGCTGCCAACAATAACAAGTTTCCTGGACAGTTTGATGG AGGAATGGATGAAGACATATTTCGGTTAAGAAATATTGCCTCGAGTCTTCTTACCGACTTGGGCTGTAATGGCTCTGTAGTCCCCGATGACCTCATCAATGAGATGTGCCGGTTTGGTGCCTCAGAGCTTCATGTCGTATCTGCCTTTATTGGAGGAATCGCGTCTCAAGAAGTCATCAAG CTTGTCACGAAGCAGTTTGTTCCGATGGTGGGGACATACATCTTCAATGGCATTGATCACAAGTCTCAGTTATTGACATTGTAG
- the LOC104754660 gene encoding probable beta-1,3-galactosyltransferase 2 isoform X2, with amino-acid sequence MSSTKMKGEYSSSRSFVSRKYTILLCLGSFCLGLFFTDRMWSIEESKGMSRPSVTEAERLKLISEGCNPKPKEVKRDPQAFLGQVANTHIALQTLDKTISSLEMELAAARSVQESLQNGAPVSDDMGKQQPQVKRRYLMVVGINTAFSSRKRRDSIRATWMPQGEKRKRLEEEKGIIIRFVIGHSATAGGILDRAIEAEDRKHGDFLRLDHVEGYLELSGKTKTYFSTAFSMWDADFYVKVDDDVHVNIATLGETLVRHRKKPRVYIGCMKSGPVLSQKGVRYHEPEYWKFGENGNKYFRHATGQLYAISRDLASYISINQHVLHKYANEDVSLGAWFIGIDVKHIDDRRLCCGTPPDCEWKAQAGNICVASFDWSCSGICRSADRIKEVHRRCGEGEKALWSATF; translated from the exons ATGTCTTCGACGAAGATGAAAGGAGAGTATTCTTCTTCTAGAAGCTTCGTTTCAAGgaaatatacaattttactctGCTTAGGAAGCTTCTGCCTCGGTTTGTTCTTCACCGATCG GATGTGGAGTATTGAGGAATCTAAAGGCATGTCTCGTCCATCTGTAACCGAAGCTGAAAGATTGAAACTTATCTCTGAAGGTTGCAATCCAAAACCT AAAGAAGTCAAAAGAGATCCTCAGGCTTTTCTTGGACAAGTAGCCAATACACATATTGCATTaca GACATTGGATAAGACTATTTCAAGCTTAGAGATGGAGTTAGCTGCAGCAAGGTCTGTCCAGGAATCTTTACAAAACGGTGCTCCTGTCTCAGATGATATGGGGAAGCAGCAACCGCAGGTGAAGAGACGGTATTTGATGGTTGTAGGGATTAATACAGCTTTTAGTAGCAGAAAGAGAAGGGATTCTATTCGAGCTACCTGGATGCCTCAAG GcgagaaaagaaagagacttGAGGAAGAGAAGGGGATTATTATCCGGTTTGTCATTGGTCACAG TGCCACGGCCGGGGGAATTCTAGATCGAGCTATAGAAGCTGAGGACAGGAAGCATGGAGATTTCTTGAGACTG GACCATGTTGAAGGGTACCTAGAGTTGTCAGGCAAGACGAAAACTTACTTTTCTACAGCTTTTTCAATGTGGGATGCAGATTTCTATGTCAAAGTAGATGATGATGTTCATGTAAATATAG CAACACTTGGGGAAACTCTTGTTAGACACCGGAAAAAACCACGGGTCTATATAGGTTGCATGAAATCTGGTCCTGTCCTCTCTCAAAA AGGTGTGAGATACCATGAGCCAGAGTACTGGAAATTTGGTGAGAATGGGAACAAATACTTCCGTCATGCTACTGGACAGTTGTACGCTATTTCAAGAGACTTGGCTTCTTATATATCAATCAATCA GCATGTTCTTCACAAGTATGCGAACGAAGATGTTTCATTAGGAGCTTGGTTTATCGGAATTGATGTGAAACACATTGACGATAGAAGATTATGCTGTGGCACTCCTCCTG ATTGTGAATGGAAAGCTCAGGCTGGAAACATCTGTGTAGCATCATTCGACTGGAGTTGCAGCGGAATCTGCAGATCAGCAGATCGCATCAAAGAGGTTCATCGACGCTGCGGTGAAGGCGAGAAGGCTCTTTGGAGTGCCACATTTTGA
- the LOC104754663 gene encoding 50S ribosomal protein L6, chloroplastic gives MASSLVSSFQPRSAFLGDRNVFKVSSSTPFAQVGYSSKTIECKESRIGKQPIAVPSNVTIALEGQDLKVKGPLGELALTYPREVELTKEDSGLLRVKKTVETRRANQMHGLFRTLTDNMVVGVSKGFEKKLILVGVGYRATVEGKELVLNLGFSHPVKMKIPDSLKVKVEENTRITVSGYDKSEIGQFAATVRKWRPPEPYKGKGVKYSDEIVRRKEGKAGKKK, from the exons ATGGCTTCCTCGCTCGTCTCTTCTTTTCAACCCAG GTCAGCATTTTTGGGAGATAGGAATGTGTTCAAGGTATCATCAAGCACGCCATTTGCTCAAGTGGGGTATTCCAGTAAGACCATTGAGTGCAAGGAATCAAGGATAGGAAAGCAACCGATCGCTGTACCTTCCAATGTAACCATTGCTTTAGAAGGTCAAGACTTGAAGGTGAAAGGTCCACTGGGAGAGCTAGCTTTGACTTACCCACGAGAAGTTGAGCTTACCAAGGAAGATTCTGGTTTGTTAAGGGTTAAAAAAACTGTTGAAACTAGAAGAGCCAACCAAATGCATGGCCTTTTCAG GACGCTTACGGATAACATGGTTGTGGGAGTATCAAAGGGATTTGAGAAAAAACTTATACTAGTGGGAGTTGGTTATCGTGCAACAGTGGAAGGGAAAGAATTGGTGCTGAATCTCGGGTTTTCTCACCCGGTTAAGATGAAGATACCGGATAGCCTGAAAGTGAAAGTGGAAGAGAACACAAGAATCACTGTGAGTGGTTACGACAAGAGTGAAATTGGGCAGTTTGCTGCTACGGTTAGGAAGTGGAGGCCACCGGAGCCGTACAAGGGTAAAGGAGTCAAGTATTCTGATGAGATTGTTCGGAGGAAGGAAGGAAAAGCTGGAAAAAAGAAGTGA
- the LOC104754664 gene encoding glutamate receptor 3.4-like (The sequence of the model RefSeq protein was modified relative to this genomic sequence to represent the inferred CDS: added 57 bases not found in genome assembly) → MGVLMMMRGVSVARAIRVVLLCVSILWVVPKECACRRNYSRNSSSSLPPTLSQRPSSVNVGALFTYDSFIGRAAKPAIKAAMDDVNADQTVLKGVKLNIVFQDSNCSGFIGTMGALQLMETKVVAAIGPQSSGIAHMIAYVANELHVPLLSFGATDPTLSSLQYPYFLRTTQNDYFQMHAIADFVSYSGWRQVIAIFVDDECGRNGISVLGDVLAKKRSRISYKAAITPGADSTFIQDLLLSVNLMASRVFVVHVNPDSGLDVFRVAKSLGMMGSGYVWIATDWLPTAIDSMQPVDSDAMDLLQGVVAFRHYTYESSVKRQLMARWKNLTPNDGFNSYAMYAYDSVWLVARALDVFFRENNKITFSNDPNLHKTNGSAIQLSALSVFNEGEKFMKIILGMNHTGVTGLIQFDSDRNRVNPAYEVLNLVGTGLRRVGYWSNHSGLSVVPPEKLNSKPPNTSTANQHLNGILWPGEVTKPPRGWVFPNNGKPLRIGVPNRVSYTDYVSKDKNPPDVRGFCIDVFEAAIALLPYPVPRNYILYGDGKRNPSYDNLVNEVVADKYDVAVGDITIVTNRTRYVDFTQPFIESGLVVVAPVKEAKSSPWSFLKPFTIEMWAVTGAFFLFVGAMVWILEHRFNEEFRGPPRRQLITIFWFSFSTMFFSHRENTVSSLGRLVLIIWLFVVLIINSSYTASLTSILTVRQLTSRIEGIDSLVTSNEPIGVQDGTFARNYLVNELNIAPSRIVPLKDEVQYLSALQRGPKNGGVAAIVDELPYIEVLLTNSNCKFRTVGQEFTRTGWGFAFQRDSPLAVDMSTAILQLSEEGELEKIHRKWLNYKHECSMQISNSEDSQLSLKSFWGLFLICGITCFMALTVFFWRVFWQYQRLLPENADEERAGEVSEPSSRPGRGLRAPSFKELIKVVDKKEAEIKEMLKQKSNKKLKATQSAAGSSQSEREIPQIDKSSTI, encoded by the exons TTGTTATGTGTTTCTATCTTGTGGGTAGTTCCAAAGGAATGTGCTTGTAGAAGAAATTACTCaagaaactcttcttcttctttgccgcCGACATTATCTCAGAGGCCTAGCTCTGTAAATGTTGGAGCTCTGTTTACTTATGATTCTTTTATCGGAAGAGCGGCTAAACCTGCGATTAAAGCGGCTATGGATGACGTTAATGCTGACCAAACTGTACTTAAGGGTGTCAAGCTTAATATTGTCTTTCAAGACTCAAACTGCAGTGGATTCATTGGCACCATGGGAg CTTTGCAGCTGATGGAAACTAAAGTGGTTGCAGCAATTGGTCCACAATCTTCAGGGATTGCTCACATGATTGCCTATGTAGCTAATGAGCTTCATGTACCTCTCTTGTCATTTGGAGCAACGGAtccaactctctcttctctgcaaTATCCTTATTTCCTCCGCACCACGCAGAACGACTACTTCCAAATGCATGCAATCGCAGATTTTGTATCCTATTCCGGATGGAGACAAGTCATTGCGATATTCGTTGATGATGAGTGTGGTAGGAATGGGATATCTGTTCTAGGAGATGTATTAGCCAAGAAACGCTCCAGGATCTCTTACAAGGCTGCAATCACACCTGGTGCAGATTCTACCTTCATCCAAGACTTGTTGCTTTCTGTAAATCTGATGGCATCTCGGGTTTTCGTTGTCCATGTGAATCCTGACTCTGGTTTAGATGTTTTCCGTGTGGCTAAATCTCTTGGAATGATGGGAAGCGGTTATGTTTGGATCGCAACAGACTGGCTTCCTACAGCTATTGATTCCATGCAGCCCGTGGATTCAGACGCAATGGATCTCTTGCAAGGAGTAGTTGCTTTTCGCCATTACACATATGAGAGTAGTGTCAAGAGACAGTTAATGGCGAGATGGAAGAATCTTACACCCAATGATGGCTTCAACTCATATGCCATGTATGCTTATGATTCCGTTTGGTTAGTTGCTCGTGCCCTCGATGTTTTCTTcagagaaaacaataaaataactTTCTCCAACGATCCAAATCTACACAAAACAAACGGTAGCGCTATTCAGTTATCAGCACTGAGTGTTTTCAATGAAGGGGAGAAGTTTATGAAGATCATACTTGGAATGAATCATACCGGTGTGACAGGGTTAATCCAGTTTGATTCAGATAGAAACCGGGTTAACCCTGCTTATGAAGTTCTAAACTTAGTAGGTACAGGTCTACGCAGAGTCGGGTACTGGTCAAATCATTCCGGTCTCTCTGTGGTGCCTCCAGAGAAGTTGAACTCTAAGCCTCCAAACACATCTACAGCAAACCAGCATCTTAATGGAATCTTATGGCCAGGCGAAGTAACTAAGCCTCCTCGTGGTTGGGTGTTTCCTAACAATGGGAAACCTCTCAGAATTGGGGTTCCTAACCGTGTGAGCTATACAGATTACGTCTCTAAGGATAAGAACCCACCTGACGTTAGAGGCTTCTGCATTGATGTCTTTGAAGCCGCGATCGCATTGCTTCCGTATCCTGTTCCACGTAATTATATACTATATGGAGATGGAAAAAGGAACCCTTCTTACGATAATCTCGTCAATGAAGTTGTTGCAGAT AAATACGATGTAGCTGTAGGAGATATCACGATCGTTACAAACAGAACAAGATATGTAGATTTCACACAACCATTTATAGAATCAGGGCTTGTGGTGGTGGCTCCAGTTAAGGAAGCCAAGTCTAGTCCTTGGTCATTCCTGAAACCATTCACTATAGAGATGTGGGCTGTCACTGGAGCCTTTTTTCTCTTTGTGGGAGCCATGGTTTGGATTCTCGAACATCGCTTCAACGAAGAATTCCGTGGCCCTCCTAGGCGTCAACTCATCACCATCTTCTG GTTTAGCTTCTCAACGATGTTCTTCTCTCATC GGGAGAACACGGTCAGTTCACTGGGGAGGCTGGTGCTAATCATATGGTTGTTTGTGGTTTTGATTATCAACTCAAGCTACACGGCCAGTCTCACTTCAATCCTAACTGTTCGACAGCTGACATCTCGGATTGAAGGAATAGATAGCTTGGTAACGAGCAATGAACCAATTGGAGTTCAAGACGGTACCTTTGCTCGGAACTATCTGGTCAACGAGCTTAACATAGCTCCCTCGAGGATTGTTCCACTGAAAGACGAAGTACAATACCTTTCTGCTCTTCAACGTGGTCCCAAAAATGGGGGTGTGGCAGCCATTGTAGATGAGCTTCCTTACATCGAAGTTCTTTTGACAAACAGCAACTGCAAGTTCCGTACAGTAGGACAAGAATTCACACGCACAGGCTGgggtttt GCATTTCAGAGAGACTCCCCTTTAGCTGTAGACATGTCAACAGCTATCTTGCAACTGTCTGAAGAAGGCGAGCTCGAGAAAATCCACAGGAAATGGCTTAACTACAAGCATGAATGCTCAATGCAGATCTCAAACAGTGAGGACTCTCAGCTATCGCTCAAGAGTTTCTGGGGACTCTTCCTTATATGTGGCATCACTTGCTTCATGGCACTCACTGTCTTCTTCTGGAGGGTTTTCTGGCAGTACCAGAGGTTACTACCAGAAAATGCGGATGAGGAAAGGGCAGGCGAAGTGTCTGAGCCATCATCTCGACCAGGGAGAGGTTTACGTGCACCGAGTTTCAAGGAATTGATCAAAGTTGTGGATAAGAAGGAAGCAGAGATCAAGGAGATGCTTAAGCAGAAGAGTAACAAGAAACTCAAAGCCACACAAAGTGCAGCTGGGAGTTCACAATCAGAACGCGAAATTCCTCAAATAGATAAGAGTTCAACAATTTGA
- the LOC104754659 gene encoding ent-kaurenoic acid oxidase 1, which translates to MAETKNWIPIWFPLMVLGCFGLNWLIKMVNVWLYEFSIGENMYYLPPGDLGWPFIGNMLSFLRAFKTSDPDSFTRTLIKRYGPKGIYKVHMFGNPSIIVTTPDTCRRVLTDDDAFKPGWPTSTMELIGKKSFIGISFEEHKRLRRLTAAPVNGHEALSNYIPYIEENVITALDKWTKMGEFEFLTHLRKLTFRIIMYIFLSSESENVMDALEREYTALNYGVRAMAINIPGFAYHRALKARKTLVSAFQSIVTERRNQRKQNIVSNKVDMLDNLLNVKDEDGRTLDDEEIIDVLLMYLNAGHESSGHTIMWATIFLQEHPEFLQRAKAEQEMILENRPEGQKGLTLKETRQMEFLSQVVDETLRVITFSLTAFREAKTDVELNGYLIPKGWKVLTWFRDVHIDPEVYPNPRKFDPSRWDKGFVPKAGAFLPFGAGSHLCPGNDLAKLEISIFLHHFLLKYRVKRSNPECPVMYLPHTRPTDNCLATISYQ; encoded by the exons ATGGCGGAAACAAAGAATTGGATCCCAATATGGTTTCCTTTGATGGTGTTGGGATGTTTTGGTCTGAATTGGTTGATCAAGATGGTGAATGTGTGGCTCTATGAGTTCAGCATTGGGGAGAACATGTACTATTTGCCACCAGGAGATTTGGGTTGGCCTTTCATTGGCAACATGTTGTCTTTTCTCAGAGCTTTCAAGACTTCTGACCCTGACTCCTTTACCCGCACTTTAATCAAAAG GTATGGACCTAAAGGTATCTATAAAGTGCACATGTTTGGGAACCCAAGTATAATAGTAACAACACCAGACACTTGCCGGCGTGTGCTGACAGATGATGATGCGTTCAAGCCTGGTTGGCCAACATCTACAATGGAACTAATTGGAAAGAAGTCATTCATTGGTATCTCTTTTGAAGAACACAAGCGGCTCAGGCGTTTGACTGCTGCTCCAGTCAATGGTCATGAAGCCCTCTCTAATTACATACCATACATTGAAGAAAACGTTATCACCGCTCTGGACAAGTGGACCAAAATGGGAGAGTTCGAGTTCTTGACTCATCTGCGTAAGCTTACCTTTAGGATCATCATGTACATCTTTCTCAGCTCTGAGAGTGAGAATGTAATGGATGCATTGGAACGAGAGTATACCGCTCTTAACTATGGAGTTCGAGCAATGGCAATCAATATTCCTGGATTTGCTTATCATAGAGCACTCAAG GCGAGGAAAACACTTGTATCTGCCTTTCAGTCAATAGTTACTGAGCGCAGAAATCAAAGGAAACAGAACATTGTATCGAATAAGGTAGATATGTTAGACAATCTACTTAATGTTAAAGATGAAGATGGAAGAACTTTGGATGACGAAGAGATTATAGATGTTCTTCTGATGTATCTTAATGCCGGTCATGAATCCTCTGGCCACACCATTATGTGGGCTACTATTTTTCTACAAGAACACCCTGAGTTTCTACAAAGGGCAAAG GCCGAACAAGAAATGATCCTGGAAAATAGGCCTGAAGGACAAAAAGGCCTAACTCTAAAAGAAACCCGGCAAATGGAGTTCTTATCACAG GTTGTTGATGAGACACTCCGAGTCATAACGTTCTCACTCACCGCTTTTCGGGAGGCAAAGACTGACGTCGAATTGAATG GCTACTTAATCCCAAAAGGTTGGAAGGTTTTGACATGGTTTAGGGATGTCCACATAGACCCTGAAGTGTATCCgaatccaagaaaatttgatCCTTCTAGATGGGAT AAGGGGTTTGTACCAAAAGCTGGTGCGTTCCTTCCTTTTGGTGCTGGAAGCCATCTATGCCCCGGAAATGATCTtgctaagcttgagatttcaatttttcttcatca